The nucleotide sequence TTATTGAAGCAAATATTCCAGCTCAATACCGTGACAGTAAGGATGAGTGGTTTGCCCTGACAGTAAGAACCCGCAGTCTGTACTCATCCCGTGACAGAGTGGGCAGGTTAGGTGCTGACTTTAATTACGCCGATCTGACTAATCCTGAATTTAAGGGAAAGATCTGTACCCGATCAGGCAAGCATCCGTATAACGTATCTCTGATCTCTGCGATGATTGCTCATAAAGGTGAAGCTGAAACCAGGCAGTGGCTGGAAGGCGTAAAAGCTAACCTTGCCCGTAAACCACAGGGCAATGACCGTGCTCAGGTTAAAGCCATCAAAGAAGGCCTTTGTGACGTTTCTCTGGGTAACAGCTACTACCTTGGCAAGATGGTGAACGATGAAAACCAGAAGGCATGGGCTGAGTCTGTTTACATCAATTTCCCGAATCAGAACACAACCGGCACACACGTAAATGTTAGCGGTATGGCTTTGGCTAAATATGCACCAAACCGTGAAAATGCTCAGAAGCTGATGGAGTTCCTGACGGGTGATAAAGCTCAGCAGATGTACGCAGAAGTGAACTATGAATACCCGGTTAAAGAAGGTGTTAAGCGCTCTGCTCTGGTTGAGTCATGGGGCGATTTCACTGCTGATACTCTGAAGCTGGAAGAGATTGCAAAGCACCATGCTACCGCGGTGAAACTGGTTGACGAAGTGAAGTTTGATCTTTGATGACCAAAGAAACCTTTAAGCTCTGGAAAACCGGCAGCGGGGCTACAGCCCTACTGCTGGTTTTACCTATTCTGGCAATTTTCTACTTATCCTTCGGTGAAACAGAGGGCCTTTTTACTCACCTTTTTGACACTGTTTTACCTGTTTATACCCTGAATACTTTTGCTCTGGTTTCCGGAGTAATGATTCTGGCTCTGCTTTTTGGCGTTCCCTCTGCCTGGCTGATGGCAATGTGCCGGGTTCCGGGAGAGAAAGTCCTTCAGTGGGCACTGGTTCTTCCTCTTGCTATGCCCGGTTATATCGTCGGATATATTTACACCGACTGGTTTGACTATGCCGGGCCGATACAATTTTTTATCAGAGATATGACAGGGTGGGGAGCCGGAGAATATTGGTTTCCTGATCTCAGAACCCTGCCGGGAGCGACTCTGATTCTGGCTCTGGTATTTTATCCCTATGTTTATCTGATGGTGCGTGCAGCTTTTATGGAGCAGAGTGTGAGTCTGCTGCAATCAGCGCGGTTACTGAAATGTTCTCCGTGGGAAAGCTTTAAACGGGTATCGCTTCCGCTTGCAAGGCCCTCAATTGCCGTTGGTCTTTCTTTGGTTGCTATGGAAGCTTTGGGAGACTTTGGTACGGTTAGTTATTTTGCGGTGAACACATTAACTACTGCGGTTTACGATACCTGGCTTGGGTATTCAAACTTAAATGCTGCCGCGAAAATTTCGGCCATTATGCTGGTTGTGGTGGTTCTGCTGCTAAGCGGAGAAAGATACAGCAGGCGCAAACAAAAGCTATTCCAGAGCAGTTTCAGTAGCCATGAAGATATCCGTTATGCACTCACCGGCTGGAAAAAATGGTTGGCACTAATCTGGTGCTGGGGGCTGATTTCTGTCGCTTTTATTTTTCCCTTAGGCCAGTTACTTATTTACGCGTTTCAATATTTGGCTGAAAGCTGGACCGCTGAATTTAAAGCCTATGCGCTAAACAGCCTGCAGGTGTCCGTGCTTGCTGCAATTGCGGCAATCATGGTGGCTTTAGTGGTTAACTTTGCTTATCGTCTGGATAAGTCGGGAGTCAGTCTGGCACTTATCCGGCTCTCTTCTTTAGGCTATGCCGTGCCGGGAACGGTTCTGGCTATTGGTGTGATGGCACCGGTATTAACCATGGATCACTGGATAAATGATATTGCTAAGCTGATGGAATGGGGACGGCCGGGACTTATTCTGTCCGGCTCTATGTTTGCTATTATCTTTGCCATGGTAGTGCGCTTTTCTGCAGTGGCGATTGGTAGTGTGGAAAGCAGCCTGAATAAGATCTCTCCGTCGATGGATATGGCGGGAAGAACCATGGGGTGCGAGCCGGGTCAGATGCTACGCCGGATACACCTTCCTATGATCCGCAGAGGTATTCTGGTGGGAGGTCTGCTGGTCTTTATTGAGTCCATGAAGGAGCTGAATGCCGCTTTACTTTTGCGGCCCTTTAACTTTGAAACCCTGGCAACCTATGTTTATAACTTTGCATCCGACGAACACCTGGAGCTGGCTGCATTACCCGCAGTGCTTCTGGTTCTGGTCGGTTTAATCCCGCTAATTGTCGTTAACCGTTCACTGGAGCAGGCACATTAATGAGCAGTACTCTTTCAATTACAGATTTAGTTTGTAAGTACGAACAGCAGGTCGTACTTGAGTCTCTTTCCCTGAAAGTTGATAAAGGTGAAATTGTCTGTCTGCTTGGCGCAAGTGGCTGTGGAAAAACAACCTTATTGAAAGCGATCGCGGGATTGATTCCGCTGAGTTCAGGAAACCTGAGCCTTAATGATCAACTTCTGGATGATGGAAAGCGCTGGATCGCTCCGGAAAAGCGTAATATTGGTATGATCTTTCAGGATTATGCGCTCTTTCCTCACTTAACCGTGGCTGAAAACATTGTCTTTGGATTGAAAAATCAATCTAAAGCCGGGAAAGAAAAGAAAGTCGAAGAGATGCTTTCTCTGGTGCATTTAAATGGCTATGGAGAGCGCTATCCGCATCAGCTTTCCGGAGGTCAGCAGCAGCGGGTTGCGATTGCACGCTCGTTAGCTTATCAGCCGGATCTTCTGCTACTGGATGAACCTTTCTCCAACATCGACACACAGGTAAGGCACGCCCTGATTCTTGAGATCCGAAAGATATTTAAAAGCCAGGGCGTAACAGCGATCTTTGTTACTCACAGCCGTGAAGAAGCTTTTGCCTTTGCCGATAAAATGGCGGTAATGAATAAAGGAGTAATAGAGCAGTTTGGCAGCCCGGGTGAGCTATATTACCGGCCCTCAAGTAAGTTTGTGGCTGATTTCTTAGGTGGTGGCAGTTACCTGCCAGCCAGGAGAATATCAGAGGGCATCTATAAAACCTCGCTTGGAGAGATCTCTGCAAGTTCCGACAAGGAGATAGCTCCGGGACAGGAGTGCGTTCTGCTTCTGCGCCCGCAGCAAGTGATTATCCGGCCTGATAACGATAGTGAGCTTAGAGTGGCAGAGCAGCAGTTTATGGGGGATCACTGCCGCTATATTGTGGATGTTAACGGAACCCGGTTAGTTGCTACTTCTTCTGAGCCTTTGTCTGTTGGGGATAAGGTTTCCATAGCGTTAGATCAGGAAGGTATTCTGGCCTTTGCCTGATTTTAAAATCCTTCATGCCAGATCCCCCTCGTTACCATGCTCTGCGTGGTAATGCATATCGGGTGTTTTTTGTTCATTTGGGTAGCTAGTGGTAAATGGGTCTACCACTGAGGGCCTGAGTGGTAAAATTTTTACCACTCGCTACCACTGAGGATATTTAAATAAACCACCCGGATCAAACATGTAAATCTGATGCTAACTTTGTTCTCACAATTTTGGTCTATAAGCAGCTTGTTATACCCCATATATAGAGCTAATATGACCTATATAAAGACTGTTTAAGAGACCTAAAAAATGACCGCTAGAATTTTGGCTGATGTAGCAGCGAGTATTACGGAATTAAAAGCTAATCCAATGAAAGTTGCATCTAGTGCATATGGCGAACCTGTTGCCGTGCTAAACCGAAATGAGCCTGCATTTTATTGTGTCCCTGCTGAAGCGTACGAAATGATGATGGACAAGCTTGAAGATCTTGAACTGCTTGCTATAGCTCAGGAACGTGAATCTGAAGAGAGTATTTCGGTAAACATTGATGACCTATAAGCTGGATTTTAAAAAGAGTGCTCTCAAAGAGTGGAAAAAGCTGGGCTCGACGTTACAGCAGCAGTTTAAAAAGAAACTAATTGAGCGTTTGGATAATCCGCATGTACCGGCGTCCAAACTTTCAGGTGCTGATAATTTGTATAAGATTAAGCTGCGTCAGTCTGGTTATCGTCTGGTGTACAAGGTTGAAGATAACGTAATTGTTGTTACCGTTTTGGCTGTAGGTAAGCGTGAACGAAGCGATGTTTATCGAAAGGCAATGAAACGTTTGGATGACTAAAAAAGGCCCGGCGATACAACAAGCCGGGCAAAGGTCTCTACCTATAGGGATTAGGGGCTGATAGTCCAGCAGCCCTGGTGTAGAGTCGTTATAAAGACAAGAAGTCTTTCATCTGTTTTAGCACTTTCTCAGCCGTTGCCTTATCTTCCATTTCAGAAAAAATTCTCAGCAGCGGTTCTGTGCCTGAGAAGCGTGCGATAACCCAGCCTCCGTTCTGGAAGTAGACTTTAAGACCAT is from Vibrio sp. JC009 and encodes:
- a CDS encoding Fe(3+) ABC transporter substrate-binding protein, coding for MKKIIALSTVALSAFATSSFAAEEVNVYSYRQPFLVQPMFDEFTKETGIQVNVKFAKKGLAEKMVQEGEYSPADVVLTTDISRLVELVQKDVVQSLDSDVIEANIPAQYRDSKDEWFALTVRTRSLYSSRDRVGRLGADFNYADLTNPEFKGKICTRSGKHPYNVSLISAMIAHKGEAETRQWLEGVKANLARKPQGNDRAQVKAIKEGLCDVSLGNSYYLGKMVNDENQKAWAESVYINFPNQNTTGTHVNVSGMALAKYAPNRENAQKLMEFLTGDKAQQMYAEVNYEYPVKEGVKRSALVESWGDFTADTLKLEEIAKHHATAVKLVDEVKFDL
- a CDS encoding ABC transporter ATP-binding protein, whose product is MSSTLSITDLVCKYEQQVVLESLSLKVDKGEIVCLLGASGCGKTTLLKAIAGLIPLSSGNLSLNDQLLDDGKRWIAPEKRNIGMIFQDYALFPHLTVAENIVFGLKNQSKAGKEKKVEEMLSLVHLNGYGERYPHQLSGGQQQRVAIARSLAYQPDLLLLDEPFSNIDTQVRHALILEIRKIFKSQGVTAIFVTHSREEAFAFADKMAVMNKGVIEQFGSPGELYYRPSSKFVADFLGGGSYLPARRISEGIYKTSLGEISASSDKEIAPGQECVLLLRPQQVIIRPDNDSELRVAEQQFMGDHCRYIVDVNGTRLVATSSEPLSVGDKVSIALDQEGILAFA
- a CDS encoding type II toxin-antitoxin system Phd/YefM family antitoxin — translated: MTARILADVAASITELKANPMKVASSAYGEPVAVLNRNEPAFYCVPAEAYEMMMDKLEDLELLAIAQERESEESISVNIDDL
- a CDS encoding iron ABC transporter permease, translating into MTKETFKLWKTGSGATALLLVLPILAIFYLSFGETEGLFTHLFDTVLPVYTLNTFALVSGVMILALLFGVPSAWLMAMCRVPGEKVLQWALVLPLAMPGYIVGYIYTDWFDYAGPIQFFIRDMTGWGAGEYWFPDLRTLPGATLILALVFYPYVYLMVRAAFMEQSVSLLQSARLLKCSPWESFKRVSLPLARPSIAVGLSLVAMEALGDFGTVSYFAVNTLTTAVYDTWLGYSNLNAAAKISAIMLVVVVLLLSGERYSRRKQKLFQSSFSSHEDIRYALTGWKKWLALIWCWGLISVAFIFPLGQLLIYAFQYLAESWTAEFKAYALNSLQVSVLAAIAAIMVALVVNFAYRLDKSGVSLALIRLSSLGYAVPGTVLAIGVMAPVLTMDHWINDIAKLMEWGRPGLILSGSMFAIIFAMVVRFSAVAIGSVESSLNKISPSMDMAGRTMGCEPGQMLRRIHLPMIRRGILVGGLLVFIESMKELNAALLLRPFNFETLATYVYNFASDEHLELAALPAVLLVLVGLIPLIVVNRSLEQAH
- a CDS encoding type II toxin-antitoxin system RelE/ParE family toxin produces the protein MTYKLDFKKSALKEWKKLGSTLQQQFKKKLIERLDNPHVPASKLSGADNLYKIKLRQSGYRLVYKVEDNVIVVTVLAVGKRERSDVYRKAMKRLDD